A window of Chitinophaga sp. MM2321 contains these coding sequences:
- a CDS encoding TolC family protein yields the protein MKRYIIKSCLFIVILLVSTIAVQAQQKVLTLEQAIDVALKNNFDIRLARNTAELSANDYAYANFAFAPRLNSNVGTTWNRTATKQEFANGTKRDTSGIKGNNINANVTLSWTLFDGMRMFATRDKLSAIRDLGELATKDQVQNSIATIIGGYYNIVQEKQQLIAIMEQMSISEERVKLSDAKFTTGLGPKTDLLQSKVDLNAQKALHLRQLTIIEQSKALLNQLMAVPPGATGYDVQDSIPLNKNLSFAALQDNIVHNNATIKVQQQNVAVSALAIKERRADYFPVISFNSAYNYTRNTSNAASNNFSPRFSRNGVVNYGLTAAIPIFNGFNVKRQVQNARIDFDYQNITLDNVKSQVDLSLNNAFKDYEYYKKALELEEENNELAKENMMVALERFKQGVSTTIEVKEAQQSLEESNYRLIQARYNTKLAETELGRLNGGLVQ from the coding sequence ATGAAGAGATATATAATAAAGAGCTGTTTATTCATCGTAATACTGTTGGTTAGTACCATTGCTGTGCAGGCACAGCAAAAGGTACTAACGCTGGAACAGGCGATAGATGTAGCACTCAAAAATAATTTTGACATCCGGCTGGCAAGAAATACAGCAGAACTGTCGGCTAACGATTACGCCTATGCGAACTTCGCGTTTGCCCCACGGCTAAATAGTAACGTCGGTACCACCTGGAACCGTACTGCTACCAAACAGGAATTTGCCAACGGCACCAAACGCGATACCAGCGGCATCAAAGGCAACAACATCAATGCAAACGTAACACTCAGCTGGACATTGTTTGACGGTATGAGGATGTTTGCTACCCGTGATAAACTAAGCGCCATCCGCGACCTCGGCGAACTCGCAACCAAAGACCAGGTACAAAATTCTATCGCCACCATCATTGGCGGCTACTACAATATTGTACAGGAAAAACAACAGCTGATAGCCATCATGGAGCAGATGTCTATTTCTGAAGAAAGAGTAAAGCTCTCCGATGCCAAATTCACCACCGGGCTGGGTCCTAAAACAGACCTGCTGCAATCCAAGGTAGACCTGAATGCACAAAAGGCATTGCACCTCCGGCAGCTCACTATCATAGAACAAAGCAAGGCGCTGCTCAACCAGCTGATGGCTGTTCCTCCCGGTGCTACCGGTTATGACGTGCAGGACTCCATACCATTAAATAAAAATTTGTCCTTTGCTGCATTGCAGGATAACATCGTTCATAATAACGCTACGATCAAAGTACAGCAACAAAATGTAGCGGTATCCGCCCTGGCAATTAAAGAACGTCGTGCTGATTACTTCCCGGTAATATCTTTTAATTCTGCATACAACTATACCCGTAATACTTCTAATGCGGCATCGAATAATTTCAGTCCGCGCTTCAGCCGCAACGGAGTAGTAAACTACGGCCTCACCGCTGCCATCCCCATTTTCAACGGGTTCAATGTAAAGCGGCAGGTACAAAATGCCAGGATTGATTTTGACTATCAGAACATCACACTGGACAACGTAAAATCACAGGTAGATCTTTCCCTCAACAATGCTTTTAAAGATTATGAATACTATAAAAAAGCATTGGAACTGGAAGAAGAAAACAATGAGCTGGCAAAAGAAAATATGATGGTAGCACTGGAGCGTTTCAAACAGGGCGTGTCTACTACTATCGAAGTAAAAGAAGCGCAACAAAGCCTTGAAGAATCCAACTACAGACTGATTCAGGCAAGATATAATACCAAGCTCGCAGAAACGGAACTGGGAAGATTGAATGGGGGATTGGTGCAGTAG
- a CDS encoding efflux RND transporter permease subunit, which translates to MSLPSLSLKRPVLAIVMNIIIVIFGLVGFTFLGVRDFPAIDPPIVNVRTSYAGANSDIIETQITEPLEKSINGIAGIKNISSSSSQGSSNITVEFELGQDLEGATNDVRDKVSQALRSLPPDIDAPPVVSKQDANSDAIISMTVQSNTRNQLEITEYGTNVLLEKLQTIPGVSGIQIWGERRYAMRIWMDPAKLSSYSLTPLDIQTALQRENVELPSGKIAGNATDFTVRTFGRLVSEDDFNNLIIKNINGSEIRIRDVGQAILGPENEETMLKESGIPMIALALIPQPGSNYVAIADEFYKRYDQLKKDIPEDLSVNIAMDNTRFIKKSIEEVEETLLIALSLVILIVYLFFRDWLMALRPLVDIPVSLIGAFFIMYACGFTINILTLLAIVLATGLVVDDGIVVTENIYKKIEAGIPRMRAAREGSEEIFFAVIATSITLAFVFLPIIFLQGFVGQLFREFGIVVAGAVLISAFVSLTLTPVLNVKLGRKKHTHSWFYTKTEPFFRWMEDGYKNSLQAFMRFRWVAGLIITGCVVMIYFLFKTLPAELAPLEDRGQFRLSITTPEGTSFDYMDNYVDKLTQFMKDSIPEKKIILSVTAPGFSGGGAVNSAFANVMLTEPHERTRSQKDIVNMVNRNMSHYPQGKVFAIETQTIQVGRRSGLPVSFVLEHINFDSLTAVLPKFMEEVGNSTVFQGTDVDLKFNKPELRIHINRDKATQLGVSVQDISQTLQLALSNLRYGYFIRNGKQYQVMGQVFRADRDDPMDLQNLYVRNSRGEAIQLDNVVTIEEETSPPIIYHFNRYKSATISAGLAPGKTIGDGITEMYRIYNKLQDEKILDDSYSTALSGSSRDYAESGSNTMFALGLALVLIYLVLAAQFESWIDPLTIMLTVPLAFAGALLSLWLFKQTWNIFSQIGVIMLIGLVTKNGILIVEFANQQRDAGMAKAEAVIHASSMRLRPILMTSLAMALGALPIALSLGAAATSRIPLGIVIVGGIVFSLVLTLFVIPAMYTFLSRRGRHQEESDEEDRLEGKEEDVAAAHA; encoded by the coding sequence ATGAGTTTACCTTCTTTATCTCTCAAACGCCCCGTGCTGGCAATTGTGATGAATATCATTATTGTGATATTCGGTCTTGTGGGCTTTACCTTCCTGGGAGTGAGAGACTTCCCGGCAATTGACCCGCCCATCGTCAATGTGCGTACCTCATATGCAGGTGCCAACTCAGATATCATCGAAACACAGATCACCGAACCACTGGAGAAATCTATCAATGGTATCGCCGGTATCAAAAATATATCTTCCAGCAGCAGCCAGGGAAGCAGCAACATTACGGTAGAATTTGAACTGGGCCAGGACCTGGAAGGCGCTACCAATGATGTGCGTGATAAAGTATCCCAGGCACTGCGCAGCCTTCCACCGGATATTGATGCACCGCCGGTAGTATCCAAGCAGGATGCCAACTCAGATGCCATCATCTCCATGACCGTACAGAGCAACACCCGCAACCAGCTGGAAATAACCGAATATGGTACCAACGTGTTACTGGAAAAGCTCCAGACCATTCCCGGCGTAAGCGGCATTCAGATATGGGGAGAAAGACGTTACGCTATGCGTATCTGGATGGACCCCGCAAAATTATCTTCTTACAGTCTTACCCCCCTCGATATTCAGACCGCCCTTCAGCGGGAAAACGTAGAGTTGCCCTCCGGCAAAATAGCCGGTAACGCCACCGACTTCACAGTACGTACCTTCGGCCGCCTGGTATCAGAAGATGACTTCAATAACCTGATCATTAAAAATATCAATGGCAGCGAAATCCGTATCCGCGATGTAGGGCAGGCCATACTGGGTCCTGAAAATGAGGAAACCATGCTCAAAGAATCCGGTATCCCCATGATTGCACTGGCGCTCATTCCGCAGCCCGGCTCCAATTACGTGGCCATTGCCGATGAATTCTATAAAAGATATGACCAGCTGAAAAAAGATATCCCGGAAGATCTCTCGGTGAACATTGCCATGGATAACACCCGGTTCATCAAAAAATCTATTGAAGAAGTAGAGGAAACCCTTCTCATAGCCTTATCGCTGGTAATATTAATTGTATACCTCTTCTTCCGCGACTGGCTCATGGCGCTCCGGCCGCTGGTAGATATCCCGGTATCACTCATCGGGGCATTCTTTATTATGTATGCCTGCGGCTTTACCATCAACATCCTTACCCTGCTGGCCATTGTACTGGCTACCGGCCTCGTGGTGGATGATGGTATTGTGGTAACAGAAAATATTTATAAGAAGATAGAAGCCGGTATCCCGCGAATGCGGGCGGCGCGCGAAGGATCTGAAGAGATCTTCTTTGCGGTAATAGCCACCTCCATCACACTGGCGTTTGTATTTCTTCCTATCATCTTCCTCCAGGGCTTCGTAGGGCAACTGTTCCGCGAATTCGGTATCGTGGTGGCCGGTGCGGTGCTGATCTCCGCATTTGTATCGTTAACATTAACGCCGGTACTGAACGTAAAGCTGGGTCGTAAAAAACATACCCATTCCTGGTTCTACACTAAAACAGAACCTTTCTTCCGCTGGATGGAAGACGGCTATAAAAATTCCCTGCAAGCGTTTATGCGTTTCCGTTGGGTAGCAGGATTGATCATTACGGGTTGTGTTGTGATGATCTACTTCCTTTTCAAAACGCTGCCGGCCGAACTGGCACCACTGGAAGACAGAGGCCAGTTCCGCTTATCCATCACCACACCGGAAGGTACTTCTTTCGACTACATGGATAACTATGTAGACAAGCTCACGCAGTTCATGAAGGATTCCATTCCCGAGAAGAAAATCATCCTCAGTGTAACCGCACCCGGTTTCAGTGGCGGCGGCGCCGTTAATTCGGCTTTCGCCAACGTCATGCTCACGGAACCCCATGAACGTACCCGTTCACAAAAGGATATTGTGAATATGGTAAACCGCAACATGAGCCACTATCCACAGGGTAAAGTATTTGCCATTGAAACACAAACGATCCAGGTAGGCCGCAGAAGCGGATTGCCGGTATCCTTTGTACTCGAACATATCAACTTCGATTCCTTAACAGCCGTGTTGCCAAAATTCATGGAAGAAGTAGGTAACAGCACCGTCTTCCAGGGTACAGACGTGGATCTGAAATTCAATAAACCTGAGTTGCGGATTCATATCAACCGTGATAAAGCCACGCAGCTGGGTGTATCCGTACAAGACATCTCCCAAACTTTACAACTCGCATTAAGTAACCTCCGCTATGGTTACTTCATTAGAAATGGTAAACAATACCAGGTAATGGGGCAGGTGTTCCGTGCCGACCGTGATGATCCGATGGACCTTCAGAACCTGTACGTGCGCAACTCCCGCGGAGAAGCCATTCAGCTGGATAACGTAGTGACCATAGAAGAAGAAACCAGTCCGCCGATCATCTATCACTTTAACAGGTATAAGTCCGCCACCATTTCCGCAGGACTTGCACCCGGTAAAACAATCGGTGACGGTATCACAGAAATGTACCGCATCTACAATAAGCTCCAGGATGAAAAAATACTGGACGATTCCTATTCCACCGCTTTGTCCGGCTCTTCCCGCGATTACGCGGAAAGCGGCTCCAATACTATGTTTGCGCTAGGTCTTGCCCTGGTGTTAATTTACCTGGTACTGGCTGCACAGTTTGAGAGCTGGATAGATCCGCTCACCATCATGCTCACGGTGCCACTGGCCTTTGCCGGTGCGTTGTTGTCGCTATGGTTGTTTAAGCAAACCTGGAATATCTTTTCGCAGATCGGTGTAATCATGTTGATAGGGCTGGTAACGAAGAACGGGATCCTGATCGTGGAATTTGCCAACCAGCAGCGGGATGCCGGCATGGCAAAAGCAGAAGCGGTTATCCACGCTTCCTCAATGCGGCTACGTCCTATCCTGATGACCAGTCTTGCCATGGCACTGGGTGCATTACCGATTGCGCTTTCACTGGGTGCAGCGGCCACCAGCCGTATACCGCTGGGTATTGTGATCGTAGGTGGTATCGTTTTTTCACTGGTACTCACATTATTTGTTATTCCGGCGATGTATACCTTCCTCTCCCGCAGAGGCAGACACCAGGAAGAAAGTGATGAAGAAGACAGACTGGAAGGCAAAGAAGAAGATGTGGCAGCAGCACACGCATAA
- a CDS encoding acyl carrier protein, translating into MSDIASRVKKIIIDKLGVDEAEVTPEASFTNDLGADSLDTVELIMEFEKEFNISIPDEQAETITTVGQAVAYLEEHVK; encoded by the coding sequence ATGTCAGACATTGCATCAAGAGTTAAAAAGATCATCATTGACAAATTGGGCGTTGACGAAGCTGAGGTAACTCCTGAAGCCAGCTTCACCAATGACTTAGGCGCTGACTCTTTGGATACGGTAGAACTGATTATGGAATTCGAAAAAGAATTCAACATCTCCATTCCTGACGAACAAGCTGAAACTATTACTACTGTTGGCCAGGCAGTTGCTTACCTGGAAGAACATGTAAAATAA
- a CDS encoding AraC family transcriptional regulator, protein MMKPILMRHVEATNESFKIWNNANPYLHNPWHYHPECEIHAIEEGKGILFIGDKVTAYEKNDLIMIGPNLPHEWRSSIIETPDFFSRSTAIHFKNDFPGNDFYKIPEAKIIHEILERSKRGIKINNKSVQKKVKEKMTKIFQATGIERISLLFSILEMMATSSQQECLSSQSFIDSIDEGKDQKMNTIYKYVMAHFKEPIRIDQLASEMCLTKSAFCRFFKKRTNKSFVQYVNGIRIGYACKLLYTESYNISEAAYESGFENISNFNKQFMKIMKKTPREVLAQFAKERI, encoded by the coding sequence ATGATGAAGCCAATACTCATGCGTCATGTAGAAGCAACCAATGAATCATTTAAGATCTGGAACAATGCAAATCCATACCTGCACAACCCATGGCATTACCATCCTGAATGTGAAATACATGCTATTGAAGAAGGCAAAGGAATATTATTTATAGGGGATAAAGTAACCGCTTATGAAAAAAATGATTTAATCATGATCGGCCCAAACCTTCCCCATGAATGGAGAAGTAGTATCATAGAAACACCCGATTTTTTTTCCAGGAGTACTGCTATTCATTTCAAAAATGATTTTCCAGGCAACGATTTTTATAAAATACCGGAAGCTAAAATTATTCATGAAATATTGGAAAGATCTAAGCGGGGAATAAAAATAAATAACAAAAGTGTGCAGAAGAAAGTGAAGGAGAAAATGACTAAAATATTCCAGGCAACCGGTATAGAACGAATTAGCCTGCTGTTTTCCATTTTAGAAATGATGGCAACATCTTCCCAACAGGAATGCCTTTCCAGCCAAAGCTTTATCGATTCCATTGATGAAGGGAAGGACCAGAAGATGAACACTATATATAAGTATGTAATGGCGCATTTTAAAGAGCCTATTAGAATAGACCAGTTAGCTTCCGAAATGTGCCTGACAAAATCCGCATTTTGCAGGTTTTTTAAGAAGCGGACTAATAAATCCTTTGTACAATACGTAAACGGGATAAGGATAGGTTATGCCTGTAAATTATTATATACAGAGTCTTACAATATTTCAGAAGCTGCTTACGAAAGTGGATTTGAAAATATCTCCAACTTTAATAAACAGTTTATGAAGATTATGAAAAAAACGCCCAGAGAAGTATTAGCTCAATTCGCAAAGGAAAGAATATAG
- the fabF gene encoding beta-ketoacyl-ACP synthase II, translating into MQPRRVVVTGLGALTPLGNSVADFWHGLTNGVSGADFIRQFDASKFKTRFACELKNFDPTNYLDKKEARKMDPFTQTAVIAADQAILDANINKDTINADRAGVIWGTGVGGMINFSQELKDFHTGDGTPRFSPFLITRLILDIAAGYISIRHGFRGPNFSVVSACASATNAIIEAMYGIRYGKMDIAVTGGSENVINEPCVGGFNAMKALSERNDDPKTASRPFDLDRDGFVMGEGAGALVLESLDHALERGAKIYAELAGGGATADAHHITAPHPEGLGAMNVMRQALADSGLQANDIDYINVHGTSTPLGDVAEVKAIQKVFGDHAYDLNISSTKSMTGHLLGAAGAVESIAAIMSIINGIVPPTINHFTDDPQLDPKLNFTFNTAQHREVRAALSNTFGFGGHNASVIFKKFVP; encoded by the coding sequence ATGCAACCAAGACGAGTTGTCGTTACAGGTTTAGGCGCTCTTACACCGCTCGGCAATTCCGTGGCTGATTTTTGGCACGGATTGACGAACGGTGTATCCGGCGCGGATTTCATCCGTCAATTTGACGCTTCCAAGTTCAAAACCCGTTTTGCTTGTGAACTGAAGAATTTCGATCCTACAAACTACCTGGACAAAAAGGAGGCCCGTAAAATGGACCCCTTTACACAAACAGCGGTTATAGCCGCAGATCAGGCGATACTGGACGCCAATATCAATAAAGACACGATCAATGCTGATCGTGCCGGTGTGATATGGGGAACAGGTGTAGGTGGTATGATCAACTTCAGTCAGGAGCTGAAGGATTTCCATACCGGAGACGGGACACCCCGTTTCAGTCCTTTTTTGATCACCAGGCTTATTCTTGATATTGCTGCCGGGTATATTTCTATCCGTCACGGTTTCAGGGGGCCTAACTTTTCTGTTGTATCTGCTTGTGCATCAGCTACCAATGCTATCATTGAGGCGATGTACGGTATCCGTTATGGAAAGATGGATATTGCCGTTACCGGTGGATCAGAAAATGTGATCAATGAGCCTTGTGTTGGCGGTTTTAACGCCATGAAGGCTTTATCAGAAAGAAATGATGATCCCAAAACCGCTTCCCGTCCCTTTGACCTTGACCGTGATGGTTTTGTAATGGGAGAAGGCGCCGGTGCGCTGGTACTGGAATCATTGGATCATGCGTTGGAAAGAGGCGCTAAAATTTATGCAGAGTTAGCTGGCGGAGGTGCCACAGCAGATGCTCACCACATCACTGCGCCACACCCGGAAGGACTCGGTGCCATGAACGTAATGCGGCAAGCCCTTGCTGATTCCGGATTACAGGCTAATGATATTGATTACATCAATGTGCACGGCACTTCCACACCATTGGGAGATGTTGCCGAAGTAAAGGCCATTCAGAAGGTATTTGGCGATCATGCTTATGATCTGAACATCAGCTCTACCAAATCCATGACCGGCCACTTACTGGGCGCCGCAGGTGCCGTTGAATCGATCGCCGCAATAATGTCTATCATCAATGGCATTGTTCCTCCTACCATTAACCATTTTACTGACGACCCACAGCTGGACCCGAAACTGAATTTTACCTTTAACACCGCACAACATAGAGAAGTGAGAGCCGCATTATCCAATACCTTCGGGTTTGGGGGACATAATGCCTCTGTTATTTTCAAAAAATTTGTTCCTTGA
- the rnc gene encoding ribonuclease III: MHSLLGFPPGNFALYEIALSHRSSKEKFLESNERLEYLGDAILGAIVGDYLFKKYPYKTEGYLTEMRSKIVNRQQLNDIAIKMGLRKLTIYDKYNSFLKISQIFGNTLEALVGAVYLDRGYTKTQQFVHKRILMPYIDMELLESVEMNHKNKLYGWANKNGKILEFELLEEQMDNGRRIFTVGAVVDGELICTGKAFNKKDASQIAAQLAIQQLGLGDV, translated from the coding sequence TTGCATAGCCTGCTGGGCTTTCCTCCAGGTAATTTTGCCCTGTATGAGATAGCCCTGAGCCACCGTTCCAGCAAAGAGAAGTTTCTCGAAAGCAACGAACGGCTGGAATACCTTGGTGATGCCATCCTCGGCGCTATTGTAGGTGATTATCTCTTTAAAAAATATCCCTACAAAACCGAAGGATACCTGACAGAAATGCGCTCCAAAATCGTTAACCGCCAGCAACTCAATGATATCGCTATCAAAATGGGCCTGCGCAAACTAACGATCTACGACAAATACAACAGCTTCCTCAAAATCAGCCAGATCTTCGGTAATACCCTCGAAGCCCTCGTTGGCGCCGTTTACCTGGACCGTGGTTATACAAAAACCCAACAGTTTGTACACAAACGGATCCTGATGCCTTACATAGACATGGAGCTGCTGGAAAGCGTGGAAATGAACCACAAGAACAAACTGTATGGCTGGGCCAACAAAAACGGCAAAATCCTGGAGTTTGAACTGCTCGAAGAACAAATGGACAACGGTCGGCGCATTTTCACAGTAGGTGCAGTCGTTGACGGAGAACTCATCTGTACCGGTAAAGCCTTCAATAAAAAGGACGCCAGCCAGATTGCCGCCCAGCTGGCGATTCAACAACTGGGACTGGGTGATGTATAA
- a CDS encoding efflux RND transporter periplasmic adaptor subunit yields the protein MSNNKKTVRSIILLVAAGIVIFFVYKKIAGKKAAEGPVAGASGAKGAPARALLTDAWIVKTSDLGQSIEASGTLQSNEEVDVKPEINGRITHLYFKEGTNVSKGALLVKIYDEDLRAQLQKLKLQQQLAKTTLERQENLLKINGISQQDVDVTRNQVSAYGADMEFTQTQLQKTELRAPFSGKLGLRNVSEGAIVSSATIITTLQQIDPLKMDFSVAEKYRNAIKTGDKVNFYVSGDIKEYQGSIYAIDPKIDLSTRTVRLRALVPNNNGALFPGSFAKVKILLKDLPDAIMIPSQAVIPGTRDKRVIVADNGKAKFVVVETGIRTESNVQITNGLQPGDTVITTGILQLKPGMELNYNKVQ from the coding sequence ATGTCCAATAACAAAAAAACCGTCCGCTCCATAATATTATTGGTTGCTGCTGGGATCGTAATTTTCTTCGTTTACAAAAAGATAGCTGGCAAAAAGGCGGCTGAAGGCCCTGTGGCCGGAGCTTCCGGCGCTAAAGGCGCTCCCGCAAGAGCACTCCTCACCGACGCCTGGATCGTAAAAACCAGCGACCTGGGACAGTCCATTGAAGCGAGCGGTACCCTTCAGAGTAATGAAGAAGTAGATGTAAAACCGGAAATTAATGGCAGAATTACCCACCTCTATTTTAAAGAAGGTACCAATGTGAGCAAAGGCGCCCTCCTCGTAAAAATATACGACGAAGACCTCCGCGCTCAGTTACAAAAACTTAAATTACAACAGCAACTGGCTAAAACCACCCTGGAACGCCAGGAAAACCTGCTGAAAATAAATGGTATCAGCCAACAGGATGTGGATGTTACCCGCAACCAGGTAAGCGCCTATGGCGCCGATATGGAGTTTACACAAACCCAGTTGCAGAAAACCGAACTGCGGGCTCCCTTCAGCGGTAAACTGGGCCTCCGCAACGTCAGCGAAGGCGCTATCGTGTCTTCCGCCACTATTATCACCACCCTGCAACAGATAGATCCGCTCAAAATGGACTTCTCCGTTGCGGAAAAATACCGCAACGCCATCAAAACAGGCGACAAAGTTAATTTTTACGTGTCCGGCGACATCAAGGAATATCAAGGCAGCATTTATGCCATCGATCCTAAAATAGACCTCTCCACCCGTACGGTAAGACTCCGCGCCTTAGTACCCAATAACAACGGCGCCCTGTTTCCCGGCTCTTTTGCCAAGGTGAAGATTTTATTAAAGGACCTTCCCGACGCCATCATGATCCCTTCACAAGCCGTTATTCCAGGTACCCGCGACAAAAGAGTAATTGTAGCAGACAATGGTAAAGCGAAATTTGTAGTAGTAGAAACAGGTATTCGTACAGAAAGTAATGTTCAGATCACCAATGGATTACAACCGGGAGACACGGTGATCACCACCGGTATCCTCCAACTGAAACCGGGAATGGAACTGAACTATAATAAAGTACAATAA
- a CDS encoding GyrI-like domain-containing protein produces MTKLDLTQVYKSYYSATLAPQLVTIEKGLFITITGQGDPSGEGFSEAVGALYTVAYGIKAGSKQAGRDFTVSKLEGFWWVLDSSVNPLLVPREQWHYELAIRLPDDVTQQQFASAVITVEKKKKSSLFRQVDYKEIAEGRCIQILHVGPYSEEPVSLRKMDTLMQRERLTMNGRHHEIYLSDFRKTAPEKLKTILRHPVK; encoded by the coding sequence ATGACTAAACTTGATTTAACCCAGGTGTACAAGAGCTATTACAGCGCCACACTGGCACCCCAGCTCGTGACCATTGAAAAAGGGCTGTTCATCACTATTACAGGGCAGGGCGACCCTTCCGGCGAAGGCTTCAGCGAAGCGGTTGGCGCCCTTTACACAGTGGCCTATGGCATCAAGGCTGGCAGCAAGCAAGCCGGCAGGGACTTTACGGTAAGTAAGCTGGAAGGTTTCTGGTGGGTACTGGACAGCAGTGTAAACCCTTTACTGGTACCGCGTGAACAGTGGCATTATGAACTGGCTATCCGGTTACCGGATGATGTTACCCAGCAGCAATTTGCGTCGGCAGTTATTACAGTTGAAAAAAAGAAGAAATCATCCCTGTTCAGACAGGTGGATTATAAGGAGATAGCAGAGGGGAGATGTATACAGATCCTGCACGTGGGGCCTTACAGCGAAGAACCGGTGTCCCTCCGGAAAATGGATACCCTCATGCAGCGGGAAAGGCTGACCATGAACGGGCGCCATCATGAGATTTATTTATCTGATTTCAGGAAAACTGCGCCGGAGAAACTAAAGACGATATTAAGGCATCCGGTTAAGTAA
- a CDS encoding YafY family protein — protein sequence MNRIDRLTAILVQLQGKKIVKAAEISDRFNISLRTVYRDVKALQEAGVPIGAEAGTGYYIVDGYHLPPVMFSKEEAAALLTGEKLMEQFSDHSNQKQFSFAMQKIRSVLRGAEKDYLESLDDNIAVLRLRPRETEEENFPNRFLTDIQQALGLHQVLDMEYFSFQEEVATRREVEPIGIFYISSSWHLIAWCRLRQGYRDFRVDRIRKLNLTAASYKKDKHLSLQEYLEQQKKRGPEPTQLIKIIIDTGMMRFMRDQKYYFGLMEETAKGDKTEMTFLQSSLEHMARWLVMFGNKVEIIEPEAMKDAMRNLITELNTHYL from the coding sequence ATGAACCGTATAGACAGACTTACCGCTATTCTCGTCCAGTTACAAGGCAAAAAGATTGTTAAAGCGGCAGAGATATCTGACCGTTTTAATATCAGCCTGAGAACGGTGTACAGGGATGTAAAAGCCTTGCAGGAAGCGGGAGTACCTATCGGCGCAGAAGCTGGTACGGGCTATTACATAGTGGATGGTTATCACCTGCCACCCGTGATGTTTTCAAAAGAAGAAGCTGCTGCGCTGCTCACCGGCGAAAAGCTGATGGAACAGTTCAGCGATCATTCCAATCAGAAGCAGTTCAGCTTTGCCATGCAAAAGATCCGGTCGGTATTGAGAGGCGCCGAAAAGGATTACCTGGAATCACTGGATGATAACATTGCGGTGCTGCGGTTGCGACCGCGGGAAACAGAAGAAGAGAACTTCCCCAACCGCTTCCTGACAGACATACAACAGGCGCTGGGACTTCACCAGGTACTTGATATGGAATACTTTTCTTTCCAGGAAGAGGTAGCCACCCGCCGGGAAGTGGAGCCGATAGGGATCTTCTATATCAGCAGCAGCTGGCACCTGATCGCCTGGTGCAGGCTCCGGCAGGGGTACCGCGATTTCCGGGTGGATCGTATCCGCAAGCTGAACCTCACAGCCGCCAGCTACAAAAAAGATAAACATCTCTCCTTACAGGAATACCTGGAACAACAAAAGAAAAGAGGCCCCGAGCCAACACAGCTCATCAAAATAATCATTGATACCGGTATGATGCGGTTCATGCGTGACCAGAAATATTACTTTGGCCTGATGGAAGAAACTGCGAAAGGCGATAAAACCGAGATGACCTTCCTCCAATCCTCCCTGGAACATATGGCCCGCTGGCTGGTGATGTTCGGTAACAAGGTGGAGATCATTGAGCCCGAAGCCATGAAAGACGCCATGCGGAACCTTATCACAGAGCTGAACACACATTATTTATAA